In Candidatus Paceibacterota bacterium, a single genomic region encodes these proteins:
- a CDS encoding aspartate-semialdehyde dehydrogenase, translating to MSRKPSLAVVGATGAVGTVMLEILSTRPDVWGEIRLVASERSAGRRLVCRGEEITVFALSPEVFDGIDVAMFDVPDEVAAEWAPIAVSRGAVVVDNSGAFRMDDDVPLVVPEVNPLDAQKRPRGIISNPNCTTLTMIVAMGALHREYELKELVVSSYQAASGAGQAGIDTLREQMELLAGTDAGTIAGDIRSKISDLGPFPAPLALNVVPWAGSLKADGYSSEELKVRNESRKILGLPNLKVSATCVRVPVVTTHSLTVHAVFGKEPSRTAAQDILQNAAGVKLVDDPINHKFPTPADVVGTDPTWVGRVRKSLDDPMALDLFVCGDNLRKGAALNTAQIAELLAEEFSE from the coding sequence ATGAGTCGTAAACCATCCCTTGCTGTTGTTGGTGCCACGGGCGCAGTGGGTACTGTCATGTTGGAGATACTTTCTACGCGCCCCGATGTGTGGGGTGAAATTCGTCTGGTCGCCTCCGAACGAAGTGCCGGCAGGCGATTGGTCTGCCGTGGAGAAGAGATCACTGTATTTGCGCTCTCACCAGAGGTTTTCGACGGAATTGATGTCGCGATGTTCGATGTTCCCGATGAGGTTGCGGCTGAGTGGGCACCCATTGCCGTATCTCGAGGTGCCGTAGTCGTTGATAACTCAGGAGCCTTCCGAATGGATGATGATGTTCCGCTCGTTGTTCCAGAAGTGAATCCACTGGACGCGCAGAAACGTCCGCGTGGGATTATCTCCAACCCCAATTGCACGACTCTCACGATGATTGTCGCCATGGGCGCATTGCACCGCGAGTATGAATTGAAAGAACTTGTTGTCTCGTCTTATCAAGCAGCATCGGGTGCGGGTCAGGCGGGCATCGACACCTTACGTGAGCAGATGGAGCTCCTTGCTGGGACAGACGCGGGCACTATCGCCGGTGATATTCGTTCAAAGATTTCCGACCTGGGGCCTTTTCCAGCGCCACTTGCACTCAATGTTGTGCCATGGGCGGGATCTCTTAAAGCAGATGGATATTCCTCTGAAGAACTTAAAGTGCGCAATGAGTCACGAAAAATTCTTGGGTTGCCCAACCTCAAAGTCTCGGCAACGTGTGTACGTGTACCGGTAGTGACTACTCACTCTCTGACCGTGCATGCTGTTTTTGGAAAAGAGCCCTCGCGCACGGCAGCGCAAGATATTTTGCAGAACGCGGCCGGCGTGAAATTGGTCGATGATCCGATCAACCATAAGTTTCCAACGCCTGCAGATGTAGTTGGGACCGATCCCACATGGGTTGGACGAGTTCGCAAGAGTCTTGATGATCCAATGGCGTTGGATCTATTTGTGTGCGGCGACAATCTGCGTAAAGGTGCGGCCCTCAACACCGCACAAATTGCCGAACTACTTGCCGAAGAATTCAGCGAGTAA
- a CDS encoding class I SAM-dependent methyltransferase has protein sequence MSKDQNRDERVISHFGGEWKAFNYLDAGQLEELREQFSAYIRALPEEVKSRTDMSIGDFGAGSGRWAHFFLDFAKELWLVEPGVESFEILQERFAVNEKVRLLNQSVSENSVPAESLDLAVSLGVLHHIPDTMRGMKDIYKKMKPGGYFLCYLYYALDDKPSYYRMIWRASNRLRFMVSKLPYLPRRLVCEFIALFIYFPLARISKVLKKVGIDPHNVPLHHYQDMTYYVMRNDAFDRFGTSLEQRFTKAQITEMVGGAGFDLSTLHFSDAEPFWTFSVRKPLLSSLQ, from the coding sequence GTGAGTAAGGATCAGAATCGAGACGAACGCGTCATTTCTCATTTCGGTGGCGAGTGGAAAGCGTTTAACTATCTTGATGCTGGTCAATTAGAAGAACTTCGCGAACAGTTTTCTGCATACATTCGCGCATTACCCGAGGAAGTTAAAAGCCGCACCGACATGTCGATTGGCGATTTTGGTGCGGGAAGCGGCCGCTGGGCCCATTTCTTCTTGGATTTTGCGAAGGAGTTATGGTTAGTTGAGCCCGGAGTCGAATCGTTTGAGATTCTTCAGGAGCGGTTTGCTGTGAATGAGAAGGTACGCCTTCTCAACCAATCTGTTTCTGAGAATTCAGTTCCTGCAGAATCCCTTGATCTTGCCGTGTCTCTTGGCGTCCTCCACCACATCCCCGACACGATGCGCGGCATGAAGGACATCTATAAGAAAATGAAGCCCGGCGGGTATTTTCTCTGCTATTTGTATTACGCCCTTGATGACAAACCGTCCTATTATCGAATGATTTGGCGAGCCTCGAATCGATTGAGGTTCATGGTTTCGAAGTTGCCGTACCTTCCCAGAAGGTTGGTCTGCGAGTTCATCGCTTTATTTATTTACTTTCCTTTGGCGAGAATATCTAAAGTGCTTAAGAAAGTTGGAATCGATCCGCACAATGTTCCGTTGCATCACTATCAAGATATGACCTATTACGTCATGCGAAATGATGCTTTCGATCGATTCGGGACATCACTAGAGCAACGTTTTACCAAAGCTCAGATCACCGAAATGGTAGGTGGCGCTGGATTTGATCTTTCGACTCTGCATTTCTCGGATGCTGAGCCTTTCTGGACATTCTCGGTAAGAAAACCACTCTTGAGTTCACTCCAATAG
- a CDS encoding aspartate kinase: protein MGLIVQKYGGSSVADAEGMKRVAARIVATKRAGNQVVVVVSAMGDTTDELIDLANQITPIPQGRELDMLLTAGERISMALLAMAISNLGHEARSFTGSQAGVITDSAHGKARIIDVTPGRIREAVNEGAIAIVAGFQGISQDTKDITTLGRGGSDTTAVALAAALDADVCEIYTDVDGVYSADPRVVPNARKLKTVTYEEMLELAASGAKVLHLRCVEYARRYEMPIHVRSSFSTNEGTWVVKNHPEGDTMEQAIISGIAHDKSEAKITIVGVPDRTGVAARIFQAIADADINIDMIVQNVSAASTGLTDISFTLPKSEGANATATLKRIQGEVGFLSIQYDDQIGKLSLVGAGMRSHPGVTANFFAALSEAGVNIEMISTSEIRISIICRAADLERGVIAAHSAFELDDSDGEATVYGGTGR, encoded by the coding sequence ATGGGTCTGATTGTTCAAAAATACGGTGGTTCCTCTGTTGCCGACGCCGAGGGAATGAAGCGGGTTGCGGCCAGGATTGTGGCTACCAAGCGCGCCGGCAACCAGGTTGTGGTTGTCGTAAGTGCCATGGGTGACACAACTGATGAACTGATCGACCTGGCCAACCAGATCACTCCGATCCCACAGGGCCGCGAGCTCGACATGTTGCTCACTGCCGGTGAGCGGATTTCGATGGCACTTCTTGCCATGGCAATCTCCAATCTTGGTCACGAGGCGCGCTCTTTCACCGGCAGCCAGGCAGGCGTCATCACTGATTCGGCACATGGCAAGGCTCGAATCATCGATGTCACTCCGGGGCGAATCAGAGAAGCAGTCAATGAGGGTGCGATTGCAATTGTGGCTGGATTTCAGGGAATCAGCCAGGACACAAAAGACATTACGACCCTTGGTCGCGGTGGATCAGACACGACTGCCGTTGCTCTAGCTGCGGCATTAGATGCAGATGTCTGTGAAATTTATACCGATGTCGATGGAGTTTATAGCGCGGATCCTCGCGTTGTACCGAACGCTCGGAAGTTGAAAACTGTCACATACGAAGAAATGCTCGAACTCGCAGCCAGCGGTGCAAAAGTTCTGCATCTCCGATGCGTTGAATATGCACGCCGATATGAAATGCCGATACATGTTCGTTCATCTTTCTCAACCAACGAGGGCACGTGGGTGGTTAAGAACCATCCCGAAGGAGACACTATGGAGCAAGCCATCATCTCTGGAATCGCACATGACAAGAGCGAAGCCAAAATCACAATCGTGGGTGTGCCAGACCGCACCGGTGTTGCCGCTCGTATATTCCAAGCTATCGCGGATGCTGACATCAATATCGATATGATCGTTCAGAACGTATCTGCAGCATCGACGGGTCTGACAGATATTTCATTCACTCTTCCAAAGAGCGAAGGCGCTAATGCAACAGCAACACTTAAGCGCATTCAAGGTGAGGTTGGATTCCTTTCGATTCAATATGACGACCAGATTGGCAAACTCTCACTTGTTGGCGCTGGAATGCGCTCGCATCCTGGTGTTACCGCCAATTTCTTTGCAGCTCTCTCAGAGGCTGGCGTAAACATTGAAATGATTTCTACTTCCGAGATTCGCATTTCGATTATCTGTCGAGCAGCCGATCTTGAACGTGGCGTGATCGCCGCACATTCCGCCTTTGAACTGGATGATTCCGATGGAGAAGCAACCGTCTACGGGGGAACCGGTCGATGA